A genomic region of Klebsiella sp. RIT-PI-d contains the following coding sequences:
- a CDS encoding PTS transporter subunit EIIC: MKRAVNALQNFGKSLYGPVLILPIVGLFIAFGNVLGNGNLAEYLPFLGHPLIQNLGQLIAKSAVSVLVNLALVFAVGIPIGLASRDKGYAALIGLVTFVVFINAMNVTLQLQGALAPVDQMRAAGQSSVLGVQVLEMGVFAGILTGALSGYLYNRYSGVQFSGAMAIYSGHCFVAIIMLPVSIILGVVMSELWPFAQQGISTLALVIKSSGAFGVAIYGFLERILVPTGLHHLVYTPFLYTELGGTSDVCGTVYQGARNIYFAEMACPEVKQLSSTVVWDARGISKMFGLPAAALAMYVTAKPERKAAAKAILIPAALTSMLVGVTEPIEFSFLFIAPMLFIVHAVLTGIGMMLFYLLGVHAIGANGIIDFVLYNLPLGTEKSNWPMYIVVGLIMSVLYFVVFRFLIRRFDMKTPGREEEDEQTRLYSKQEYQAKGQNDGLGEAIIAGLGGRGNIEAVDNCYTRLRVTVNDLALIDEPRLKATGAKAVIRQGNNVQVVYGLHVKKMREAVESVL, translated from the coding sequence ATGAAACGAGCCGTTAACGCCCTACAAAACTTCGGCAAATCGCTTTACGGCCCGGTGCTGATTTTACCTATCGTCGGGCTATTCATTGCTTTTGGTAATGTATTGGGTAACGGCAACCTGGCCGAATACCTGCCTTTTTTAGGCCACCCTCTGATCCAAAATCTCGGTCAGCTGATTGCTAAATCTGCGGTATCAGTGCTGGTCAATCTCGCCTTAGTTTTTGCGGTAGGGATACCCATTGGGCTGGCGTCGCGAGATAAAGGCTACGCTGCACTAATAGGCCTGGTGACCTTCGTGGTTTTTATCAATGCCATGAATGTTACATTGCAACTGCAGGGCGCGCTGGCACCTGTCGATCAGATGCGCGCTGCCGGGCAGAGCAGCGTACTGGGTGTTCAGGTTCTGGAGATGGGTGTGTTTGCTGGCATCCTCACCGGCGCGCTTTCAGGTTATCTGTATAACCGCTATTCCGGGGTGCAATTTTCCGGCGCGATGGCGATTTATTCCGGCCACTGTTTTGTCGCCATTATCATGCTGCCGGTATCTATTATTCTCGGCGTAGTGATGAGTGAGCTGTGGCCATTTGCGCAGCAGGGTATTAGCACCCTGGCATTGGTTATCAAAAGCTCAGGCGCTTTTGGCGTCGCCATTTATGGTTTTCTGGAGCGTATTTTAGTCCCTACGGGCCTGCATCATCTGGTTTACACCCCGTTTTTATATACCGAACTGGGCGGAACATCTGACGTCTGCGGCACGGTTTATCAGGGTGCACGTAACATCTATTTTGCCGAAATGGCCTGTCCTGAAGTGAAACAGCTTAGCAGCACGGTGGTATGGGACGCCCGCGGCATCAGTAAAATGTTCGGCCTGCCGGCGGCCGCGCTGGCGATGTATGTTACTGCGAAACCAGAGCGTAAAGCCGCGGCCAAAGCCATTTTGATCCCTGCGGCGCTTACCTCAATGTTGGTGGGCGTCACCGAACCTATTGAGTTTTCCTTCCTGTTTATTGCTCCGATGTTATTTATCGTCCACGCGGTGCTCACCGGTATTGGCATGATGTTGTTTTACCTGCTGGGCGTTCATGCGATTGGCGCCAACGGCATTATTGATTTTGTGCTCTACAACCTGCCGCTGGGTACGGAGAAATCCAACTGGCCGATGTACATCGTGGTCGGACTTATCATGTCGGTGCTCTATTTTGTGGTCTTCCGCTTTCTCATCCGCCGTTTCGATATGAAAACGCCGGGCCGTGAGGAGGAAGACGAGCAAACGCGTCTGTACAGCAAACAGGAGTACCAGGCGAAGGGCCAAAATGACGGGCTGGGCGAGGCAATCATCGCCGGGCTGGGCGGACGAGGCAATATTGAGGCTGTCGACAACTGCTATACCCGCCTGCGGGTCACGGTCAACGACCTCGCGTTAATTGATGAACCGCGACTGAAAGCCACCGGCGCAAAGGCGGTTATCAGACAGGGCAATAATGTTCAGGTGGTCTACGGGCTGCATGTTAAAAAAATGCGAGAGGCCGTTGAATCGGTGCTCTGA
- a CDS encoding 6-phospho-alpha-glucosidase has translation MFKPPFILAIAGGGSTYTPGIVKSLMMRLDDFPLAEIRLYDIDEARQNTLAPVVEKVIRDHSASIKFTVTGDPQTAFNGAHFIFAQMRVGQYKMREQDEKIPLKHGVVGQETCGPGGLAYGLRTILPMVELIDMAERYADKKAWIVNYSNPAAIVAEGVRRLRPDARVLNICDMPVAAMRNMGAILGVDRHKLQVDYFGLNHFGWFTRVRVDGEDRLPELRRHIARFGLLTEDAAQTDPQHADPSWVKTWRNIKPVMDLFPDYLPNPYLQYYLMPDDIVAHQDPNYTRANEVMDGREKKLFAAAEEYKRSGILPDAFHVGVHGAFIVDVACSLAFDLRQRHLVIVENKGAIANLPYDAMVEVPAYITSEGPEPVRMGAVPLFHQTLLMQQLASEQLLVEATLEGSYEKALQAFTLNRTVPTMQHAKSILDDMIEANRDYWPQLQKAWQNGEAIK, from the coding sequence ATGTTCAAACCCCCATTTATTTTAGCCATCGCCGGCGGTGGCAGTACTTATACGCCCGGTATTGTCAAAAGCCTGATGATGCGGCTGGATGATTTTCCGCTGGCTGAAATTCGCCTCTACGATATTGATGAAGCCCGGCAGAATACGCTTGCACCGGTGGTCGAAAAGGTTATTCGCGATCACAGCGCATCAATAAAATTTACCGTCACCGGCGATCCGCAAACGGCATTTAACGGCGCACATTTTATTTTTGCCCAGATGCGGGTCGGGCAGTACAAAATGCGTGAGCAGGATGAAAAAATCCCGCTTAAGCACGGCGTAGTGGGCCAGGAAACCTGTGGTCCGGGCGGGCTGGCCTACGGTCTGCGCACGATTTTACCCATGGTCGAACTGATCGACATGGCTGAGCGCTATGCGGACAAAAAAGCCTGGATTGTTAATTATTCCAATCCCGCGGCGATAGTCGCTGAAGGCGTACGCCGTCTGCGCCCCGATGCGCGCGTACTGAATATTTGCGATATGCCGGTGGCCGCGATGCGCAATATGGGGGCGATCCTCGGCGTTGACCGACATAAATTACAGGTAGATTACTTCGGCCTTAATCATTTTGGCTGGTTCACCCGCGTGCGGGTGGATGGTGAAGATCGGCTGCCTGAACTGCGCCGCCATATTGCCCGTTTCGGACTGCTGACGGAAGATGCTGCCCAGACCGATCCGCAGCACGCCGATCCATCATGGGTCAAAACCTGGCGCAATATTAAACCAGTGATGGATCTGTTCCCGGATTATCTGCCAAATCCTTACCTGCAATATTATTTGATGCCCGACGATATCGTCGCGCATCAGGATCCGAATTATACCCGCGCCAATGAAGTAATGGACGGACGGGAGAAAAAACTGTTTGCTGCGGCTGAAGAGTACAAACGCAGCGGGATCCTGCCGGATGCCTTTCACGTTGGCGTTCACGGCGCGTTCATTGTTGATGTTGCCTGTTCGCTGGCTTTTGACCTGCGCCAGCGCCATTTGGTGATCGTCGAGAATAAAGGGGCGATTGCCAATCTGCCTTATGATGCGATGGTGGAAGTTCCGGCGTACATCACCAGTGAAGGGCCCGAGCCGGTCAGAATGGGCGCGGTGCCGCTGTTTCATCAAACGCTGCTTATGCAACAGCTGGCCTCTGAACAATTGCTGGTCGAAGCGACCCTTGAGGGAAGCTATGAGAAAGCGCTCCAGGCCTTTACCTTAAACCGTACCGTTCCGACCATGCAGCACGCGAAATCGATCCTTGATGATATGATTGAAGCCAACCGCGATTACTGGCCACAGTTGCAAAAAGCCTGGCAAAATGGGGAGGCGATCAAATAA
- the sseA gene encoding 3-mercaptopyruvate sulfurtransferase, translating into MSTSFFVAADWLTEHATDPEIQIIDARMAPTGVIDRDVPEEYRAGHLPGAILFDIEALSDRTSPLPHMLPRPEAFAVAMRELGIHKNKHLVVYDDGNLFSAPRAWWMLRTFGAQRVSILAGGLVGWLRDDLPLESGNNEQPEGDFDVEFDREAVKRLTDVMLVSHERTAQLVDARPAARFNAQADEPRPGLKRGHIPGAYNVAWTDLVVNGELKTTDELSEIFAGQGVDIQQPIIASCGSGVTAAVVVLALATLGVNDVKLYDGSWSEWGARADLPIEPAP; encoded by the coding sequence ATGTCCACCTCATTTTTTGTTGCAGCCGACTGGCTGACCGAGCACGCTACGGACCCGGAAATCCAGATTATTGATGCGCGTATGGCCCCGACTGGCGTCATCGACCGCGACGTGCCTGAAGAGTATCGCGCCGGACACCTTCCCGGCGCGATTTTATTTGATATTGAAGCTCTCTCCGATCGCACCAGCCCCCTGCCCCACATGCTCCCGCGCCCTGAAGCCTTTGCCGTCGCCATGCGCGAGCTGGGCATTCATAAAAATAAACATCTGGTCGTGTATGACGACGGTAATCTTTTCTCTGCCCCGCGCGCGTGGTGGATGCTGCGTACTTTTGGCGCGCAGCGCGTCTCAATACTGGCAGGTGGCCTGGTTGGCTGGCTGCGTGACGATCTCCCGCTCGAGTCCGGCAATAATGAGCAGCCAGAGGGCGATTTTGATGTCGAGTTCGATCGCGAGGCGGTTAAACGTCTGACCGATGTTATGCTGGTCAGCCACGAGCGAACGGCCCAGCTGGTGGATGCTCGCCCAGCCGCACGGTTTAATGCCCAGGCCGATGAACCGCGGCCCGGCCTGAAACGCGGACATATTCCCGGCGCATACAATGTTGCGTGGACCGATCTGGTGGTTAATGGCGAGTTAAAAACCACCGATGAACTGAGCGAGATTTTTGCCGGTCAGGGTGTCGACATACAGCAACCGATTATTGCCAGTTGTGGCTCCGGCGTGACGGCAGCAGTAGTGGTGCTGGCGCTGGCTACGCTTGGGGTTAACGATGTTAAGCTGTACGATGGCTCGTGGAGCGAATGGGGCGCGCGTGCGGATTTGCCAATTGAACCTGCGCCATAA
- a CDS encoding MurR/RpiR family transcriptional regulator, whose amino-acid sequence MDNRLAPLLSRGELLTRAEYRALAYLTEHPLLVGELTVRELAKRSWVSTATVVRLCQKLGFSGYSEFIWHCKHLLSDTPYIRPAAPESHDNVPELFAHFMANYQQTFRWVNAEKRRQFTALLRDKESFFLYGAGFSWLFAEYLTKRLQVLGKAAFISGPGDSRNIFLSNAARYQVFIAVSRSGETEQVLDKARIARNVGMTVVAFTRASANSLAALADLHFALYDEAVHFAAEATGITSFESNLVLLIDLLLLEATT is encoded by the coding sequence ATGGATAACCGCCTGGCGCCTCTTCTTTCGCGCGGGGAGCTTCTCACTCGTGCGGAATATCGTGCTTTGGCCTATTTGACGGAGCATCCTTTGCTGGTGGGAGAGCTTACCGTCCGGGAGCTGGCAAAAAGAAGCTGGGTTTCCACTGCCACCGTGGTGCGGTTGTGCCAGAAACTGGGTTTTAGCGGCTACAGCGAGTTTATCTGGCACTGTAAACATCTTCTGTCTGACACGCCGTACATCCGCCCTGCCGCTCCTGAAAGCCACGATAATGTGCCAGAACTGTTTGCGCATTTTATGGCTAACTATCAGCAGACCTTTCGCTGGGTCAATGCCGAAAAACGCCGGCAATTTACCGCCCTGCTGCGCGACAAAGAGAGCTTCTTTCTGTACGGCGCCGGCTTTTCATGGTTGTTTGCCGAGTACCTGACCAAAAGACTCCAGGTGCTGGGGAAAGCGGCATTTATTTCCGGGCCTGGCGACAGTCGTAATATTTTTCTCAGCAATGCGGCACGCTATCAGGTGTTTATCGCCGTTTCCCGCAGCGGTGAAACCGAGCAGGTGCTGGATAAAGCGCGAATTGCCCGCAACGTGGGGATGACGGTGGTAGCGTTCACTCGCGCCTCGGCTAACAGCCTTGCGGCCCTCGCCGATCTGCATTTCGCATTATACGATGAGGCGGTACACTTCGCGGCAGAAGCCACCGGGATCACTTCATTTGAGTCGAATCTGGTGCTGCTGATCGATTTACTCTTGCTGGAAGCTACGACATAA